A window of Fibrobacter sp. genomic DNA:
CGGCTGGACGATGTACTGGACACCGGCTGCAGCTGCGGCTTCAACGTTATCCGGGAACGGGAAGAATGCGTCGGAACCCATAACGACTTCGCTGAACACCTTAGCTTCCAGAGCTTTGAGACCTGCCTTATCGATGCACTTGCCCTTTTCGTTGAAGAACTTCTGGGCAGCCTTCATGCGAGCAACGTTGTCGCGAACGCGGGGCTGGCAGAGGCGGAGGTTGGAGTCGATGCGGTTGGGCTGGCCGGGGCCGAGACCGAGAACCTGGAAGTAGCCACGAGCGTATTCGTAACCCATGACGATGGCGTTGGACTTGGTG
This region includes:
- a CDS encoding IMP cyclohydrolase, whose amino-acid sequence is LLEVGEIKKATKMKVYKHVIGGMLVQDRDVDVYEKFECVTKKKFAKNKEALARFTWIVTKHTKSNAIVMGYEYARGYFQVLGLGPGQPNRIDSNLRLCQPRVRDNVARMKAAQKFFNEKGKCIDKAGLKALEAKVFSEVVMGSDAFFPFPDNVEAAAAAGVQYIVQPGGSKKDDLSIEACNKLGVAMVFTGMRHFRH